The Clostridium chauvoei genome has a window encoding:
- a CDS encoding calcium-translocating P-type ATPase, SERCA-type, whose amino-acid sequence MLQEREISRGLTTKEAESRQKTYGLNELSHKKKTSPVFIFLSQFNDFITWVLIAATIISGIMGDKADAITILIIVVVNAILGFVQEYRTEKSLEALKDLAAPTCKVIRDGALKVINSIEVTIGDLIILEAGDRVPADGTFIEASSMMVDESLLTGESVGVSKDTKKDKNQGYMGTTILKGRGILLVDGIGMKTEMGKIADLLENIQEEKSPLRERLDSLGKVLVALCLVICAVVTVLGILRGNEIGEMFMLGVSLAVAAIPEGLAAIVTVALALGVSRMLKKNALVRKLPAVETLGCTSVICSDKTGTLTQNKMTVKEMYMNGKIYELEKEKLTNHTMMMKALIYCNDCNYDFSVKNIDKALHGDPTETALIKAFFNEIPLLEAFVSNANRIYDIPFDSTRKMMSVIVREGTKETCYMKGAPERVIERCTHILENGTVKPLTLQKKKQVAAYIEAMSNRALRCIAAAYKEEGLVKNENLEKGLIFLGVAGSIDPPRLEVRDAVLKCKLAGIQPVMITGDHKNTALAIAKSINICNTDDQAITGDEIEKLTDDELMKKVNKVRVFARVSPNHKLRIVKAFKKQNKIVAMTGDGVNDAPAIKEADIGVAMGISGTDVTKEAAAMVLMDDNFATIVSAVEEGRVIYDNIRKFIRYLLSCNLGEVLTMFLASLFYMPNPLTPIQILFVNLATDGLPAIALGVDPADKDIMRQQPREKGESIFARGLWSKIVVRGCLIGICTLLSFMTGRYYGMDLVTCRTLALTTLVMSQLLHVFECRSERHSIFEIKLFTNPYLVGACTISTLMVCSILYIPFLSGIFNTVPLMLNHWTIVLFYSGVIFLINSVYLLIKSKK is encoded by the coding sequence GTGCTACAGGAAAGAGAAATAAGTAGAGGATTAACTACAAAAGAAGCAGAAAGTAGGCAAAAAACATATGGATTAAATGAATTATCTCATAAGAAGAAAACATCACCAGTATTTATCTTTTTATCTCAATTTAATGATTTTATTACGTGGGTACTTATTGCAGCTACTATAATATCAGGAATAATGGGAGATAAAGCAGATGCCATAACTATTCTTATTATAGTTGTTGTTAATGCTATTTTAGGATTTGTTCAAGAGTATAGAACAGAGAAGTCATTAGAAGCTCTAAAAGATTTAGCAGCTCCAACGTGTAAAGTTATTAGGGATGGGGCATTAAAAGTTATAAACTCTATAGAAGTAACTATTGGAGATCTTATAATTTTGGAAGCAGGAGATAGAGTGCCAGCAGATGGTACATTTATAGAAGCTTCATCAATGATGGTGGATGAATCACTTTTAACAGGAGAATCTGTTGGAGTATCAAAAGATACTAAGAAGGATAAGAACCAAGGATATATGGGAACTACAATTTTAAAAGGTAGAGGTATTTTACTTGTTGATGGCATTGGAATGAAAACTGAAATGGGTAAGATAGCAGATCTTTTAGAAAACATTCAGGAGGAAAAATCACCTCTTAGAGAAAGATTAGATTCATTGGGCAAAGTATTGGTTGCTCTATGTTTAGTAATTTGTGCAGTAGTTACTGTCTTAGGTATTTTGCGTGGAAATGAAATTGGCGAAATGTTTATGCTTGGTGTTTCTTTAGCAGTTGCAGCTATACCAGAAGGGCTTGCAGCAATAGTAACAGTAGCTTTAGCACTTGGTGTATCAAGAATGCTTAAGAAAAATGCATTAGTAAGAAAGTTACCAGCAGTAGAGACTTTAGGATGTACATCAGTAATATGTTCTGATAAAACAGGAACATTAACTCAAAATAAAATGACAGTTAAAGAAATGTATATGAATGGTAAAATTTATGAGTTAGAAAAAGAAAAACTTACAAATCATACTATGATGATGAAAGCATTAATTTACTGTAATGATTGTAATTATGATTTTAGTGTTAAAAACATAGATAAGGCTTTACATGGAGATCCTACAGAGACTGCGTTAATAAAAGCTTTCTTTAATGAAATTCCATTATTAGAGGCCTTTGTATCAAATGCAAATAGAATTTATGATATTCCTTTTGACTCAACAAGAAAAATGATGAGTGTAATTGTTAGAGAAGGCACTAAAGAGACTTGTTATATGAAAGGAGCTCCAGAAAGAGTAATAGAAAGATGTACTCATATATTAGAAAATGGTACAGTAAAACCTCTTACTCTTCAAAAGAAAAAGCAAGTAGCTGCATATATTGAAGCCATGTCTAATAGAGCTCTTAGATGTATTGCTGCTGCATACAAAGAAGAGGGATTAGTTAAAAATGAAAATCTTGAAAAAGGACTTATTTTCTTAGGGGTAGCAGGAAGCATAGATCCTCCAAGATTAGAAGTAAGAGATGCGGTACTTAAATGTAAGTTAGCAGGAATACAACCAGTAATGATTACAGGAGATCATAAAAATACTGCATTAGCAATTGCAAAATCTATAAATATTTGTAATACAGATGATCAAGCTATAACAGGAGATGAAATAGAGAAATTAACTGATGATGAATTAATGAAGAAGGTAAATAAAGTAAGAGTTTTTGCAAGAGTATCACCTAATCATAAGCTTAGAATAGTAAAGGCTTTTAAAAAGCAAAATAAAATAGTTGCAATGACTGGAGATGGAGTAAATGATGCACCGGCAATTAAAGAAGCAGATATTGGTGTTGCTATGGGGATTTCAGGAACAGATGTAACTAAAGAAGCAGCTGCAATGGTTCTTATGGATGATAATTTTGCAACAATTGTATCAGCTGTAGAAGAAGGTAGAGTTATATATGATAATATAAGAAAGTTTATAAGATATTTATTATCTTGTAATTTAGGAGAAGTTTTAACTATGTTCTTAGCTTCACTTTTTTATATGCCAAATCCACTTACTCCAATACAAATACTATTTGTAAATTTGGCAACAGATGGACTTCCAGCTATTGCATTAGGAGTAGATCCAGCTGATAAAGATATTATGAGACAACAACCAAGAGAAAAGGGAGAAAGCATATTTGCAAGAGGTTTATGGTCTAAGATAGTAGTTAGAGGTTGCTTAATCGGTATATGTACTCTTTTATCATTTATGACAGGAAGATATTATGGAATGGATTTAGTTACATGTAGAACATTAGCTTTAACAACACTAGTAATGTCACAACTTTTACATGTATTTGAATGTAGATCAGAGAGACATTCTATATTTGAAATAAAGTTATTTACTAATCCATATTTAGTAGGTGCATGTACTATATCAACTTTAATGGTATGTAGTATCCTTTATATACCTTTCTTATCAGGAATATTTAATACTGTTCCATTAATGCTTAATCATTGGACAATTGTATTATTTTATTCAGGTGTAATTTTCTTGATAAATAGTGTTTACCTATTAATAAAGTCAAAAAAATAA
- a CDS encoding helix-turn-helix domain-containing protein — protein MPKIIKNVRALILSKGKNLLIEKSYSEFNIRELAKLCDVSVGTIYNQFDTKEKLISSIFIDDWNKSLSKIENLNSTSLSLEKKLFSVYKEMNIFISTYISIFHDIFVSNKSHKKINHLDSLYKLVGEILYFEKEKGNITSQLSIEKLTYFTVNNLIVLCKDKTLSFEETYSLIKFN, from the coding sequence ATGCCAAAAATTATTAAAAATGTTAGAGCGTTAATATTAAGTAAGGGTAAAAATTTATTAATCGAAAAAAGCTATAGTGAATTTAATATAAGAGAACTTGCTAAGCTATGTGATGTATCTGTTGGAACTATCTATAATCAATTTGATACTAAAGAAAAACTTATTTCCTCAATTTTTATAGATGATTGGAATAAATCCTTATCTAAAATAGAAAATTTAAATTCAACTTCTCTTTCTTTAGAAAAAAAACTTTTTTCTGTATATAAAGAAATGAATATTTTTATTTCTACGTATATATCTATTTTTCATGATATTTTCGTAAGTAATAAATCTCATAAAAAAATTAATCATCTAGATTCTTTATATAAATTAGTTGGAGAAATATTATATTTTGAAAAGGAAAAAGGAAATATAACCTCTCAATTATCAATAGAGAAGTTAACTTATTTTACTGTTAATAATTTAATAGTATTATGTAAAGATAAAACTTTATCTTTTGAAGAAACCTACAGTCTAATAAAATTTAATTAA